In a single window of the Coregonus clupeaformis isolate EN_2021a chromosome 10, ASM2061545v1, whole genome shotgun sequence genome:
- the rnf25 gene encoding E3 ubiquitin-protein ligase RNF25 isoform X1 gives MAAENEGWEVSLVLYPSTGEDSLSQFVRLTLTLTLDLQYPSSPPSISIHNPRGLSDDKLCSVQKCLQTEAESCLGSPVLYQLIEKAKEILTESNIPHGNCVICLYGFKDGEAFTKTRCYHYFHSHCLGRYITHSETELQEREKELEQDKTRERTDDEELTVVCPVCREPLTYNVDQLLSNPAPSFPKLEGAVIGVAFRQKWAELQNLLERQKAKGGIIDTEAESNRFLIHINEPPPNSDISADGDASLSQSLPSLPPASTNQITAPQLQHAGHSHRRGGPGHQCHHQGPQGHFRGPRRRGRGRPHTHPGRPVPPTDHLDKLSLSSEKHDNFHSAPPANSHDAPNKARLQENSSHPELGQAQLSQLEKEEGEGRTELGQQEAPVPKDGQPIRKSSLDTSKTDIPPSNDMEMEAGLGHRERGRRRGPRGSAQQPDQRQERHFRGTDQWDARGGGYHRYWNGRGQRSRGGVNYPRSREGGAHMAGGRGFHQRVGEGEVGREGAAL, from the exons tatccctcctctcctccctccatttcCATCCACAACCCTCGGGGTCTTTCTGATGACAAGCTGTGCAG TGTGCAGAAATGTCTGCAGACAGAGGCGGAGTCCTGCCTGGGTTCCCCTGTGTTGTACCAGCTCATTGAg AAAGCCAAAGAGATCCTGACGGAGAGTAATATTCCACATGGGAACTGCGTCATCTGCCTTTACGGATTCAAG GATGGGGAGGCGTTCACCAAGACCAGATGCTACCACTACTTCCACTCCCACTGCCTAGGCCGCTACATCACCCACTCTGAGACTGAACtccaggagagggagaaggagctggagcaggacaagacacggGAGAGGACCGACGATGAG GAGCTAACGGTTGTGTGTCCCGTGTGTAGAGAACCTCTGACTTACAACGTTGACCAGCTCCTGTCTAATCCCGCCCCTAGCTTTCCAAAG CTGGAGGGAGCGGTGATAGGGGTGGCGTTCCGGCAGAAGTGGGCTGAGCTCCAGAACCTTTTGGAGCGTCAGAAAGCAAAAGGTGGGATTATCGACACAGAGGCGGAGTCTAACCGCTTCCTCATACACATTAATGAG CCGCCTCCCAACTCAGACATCAGCGCTGACGGGGATGCCTCTCTCAGCCAATCACTGCCCTCCCTTCCCCCTGCCTCCACCAATCAGATCACAGCACCACAGCTGCAGCACGCTGGCCACTCGCATCGCAGGGGAGGGCCAGGTCACCAGTGCCATCACCAGGGGCCGCAGGGCCACTTCAGGGGCcccaggaggagagggagaggcaggccCCACACCCACCCAGGGAGACCTGTCCCCCCCACTGACCATCTGGACAaactctctctgtcctcagagAAACATGACAACTTCCACAGTGCTCCTCCTGCCAACTCTCATGACGCACCAAACAAAGCCAGACTTCAGGAGAACTCTAGCCACCCAGAACTGGGACAAGCACAGTTAAGCCAATTGGAGAAGGAAGAAGGGGAGGGACGTACAGAGCTAGGCCAACAAGAGGCTCCAGTTCCTAAAGACGGTCAGCCAATAAGGAAATCAAGCCTGGACACCTCTAAAACGGACATCCCACCTAGCAATGACATGGAAATGGAGGCTGGGCTAGGCCatagggagaggggaaggaggaggggccCTCGCGGTTCAGCGCAACAGCCTGACCAAAGGCAGGAGAGGCATTTCAGAGGAACGGACCAATGGGATGCTCGGGGGGGCGGGTACCATCGCTACTGGAACGGGCGAGGTCAGCGAAGCAGGGGAGGTGTCAACTACCCCCGTAGCAGAGAAGGTGGGGCTCACATGGCTGGTGGGAGGGGCTTCCatcagagagtgggagagggagaggtggggagagagggtgcTGCTCTATGA